A stretch of Zymoseptoria tritici IPO323 chromosome 1, whole genome shotgun sequence DNA encodes these proteins:
- a CDS encoding phenylalanyl-tRNA synthetase, mitochondrial has product MVKLSCSQSTLWALPSSLRALIRARLAASHSNALSTDARQQPVTIEGKKYPADEWTNIPPSILANYGRKLHVQPNHPISITRKLIESRFDGFQNHNDLKPVVTVKQNFDSLGFAADHPGRSKTDTYYLNKDTVLRTHTSAHEVDVFRANTSNGYTISADVYRRDAVDRSHYPVFHQMEGALTWDRNTFPDRHSLVKQIVTDSETIPKHHLVVDDPNPTFHPARNPLQTEFHSAEEAEAIATHLKRSLENMVIAIFNEADKALAAAGQGVEAEPEPLKVRWVEAFFPHTSPSWELEVWWRGDWLEVLGCGVIDQPLLNRAGVSSRVGWAFGIGLERIAMLLFGIPDIRLFWSKDQRFLSQFDESKPIKRYQPFSKYPAAPRDVAFWLPKAGPLIVETPASVSSAPSPAGGQPTEPPTSLAAPVFHENDLMEVVRNTAGDSVEDVALIDDFKHPKTGRQSLCYRITYRSLEKTLTNEEANSLHEQIRSELVSKFGVELR; this is encoded by the exons ATGGTGAAGCTGAGCTGCTCACAGTCCACGCTTTGGGCATTGCCTAGCAGCTTGCGTGCGCTGATACGAGCTCGTCTCGCGGCATCCCATTCAAATGCCTTGTCGACAG ATGCAAGACAGCAGCCCGTGACAATCGAGGGAAAAAAATATCCCGCAGACGAGTGGACTAACATTCCACCATCAATATTGGCGAACTATGGCCGAAAGCTACATGTTCAGCCAAACCATCCCATCTCAATCACACGGAAGCTGATTGAGTCTCGATTCGACGGCTTCCAAAATCACAACGATCTCAAGCCAGTCGTGACAGTGAAGCAAAACTTTGACTCCTTAGGCTTTGCAGCGGATCATCCAGGCCGCAGTAAGACCGACACGTACTACCTGAACAAAGACACTGTCTTGCGGACGCACACCTCAGCGCACGAAGTCGACGTCTTTCGGGCCAACACAAGCAACGGCTACACCATATCAGCGGATGTCTACCGCCGCGATGCAGTGGACAGGAGTCACTATCCCGTGTTCCATCAGATGGAAGGTGCCCTGACATGGGATCGCAATACTTTTCCCGATCGACATTCTCTCGTCAAGCAAATCGTCACAGACTCTGAAACCATTCCCAAGCATCATCTAGTCGTGGACGATCCCAATCCGACTTTTCATCCAGCGAGAAACCCGCTACAGACCGAGTTCCATTCAGCAGAGGAAGCAGAGGCGATAGCCACTCATCTCAAACGATCACTAGAGAACATGGTCATTGCAATCTTCAATGAGGCTGACAAAgctcttgctgctgctggacaGGGTGTAGAGGCCGAACCAGAGCCATTGAAGGTCCGCTGGGTCGAGGCTTTCTTCCCACACACTTCGCCTTCATGGGAGCTCGAGGTTTGGTGGCGAGGTGACTGGCTGGAGGTCTTGGGCTGCGGCGTCATTGATCAACCACTCCTCAACCGAGCAGGTGTGTCGTCAAGAGTTGGCTGGGCATTCGGCATCGGTCTTGAGAGGATTGCAATGCTTCTGTTTGGCATTCCAGATATCCGGCTATTTTGGAGCAAGGACCAACGATTCTTGTCCCAATTCGACGAGTCAAAGCCTATCAAGCGATACCAGCCCTTCAGCAAATACCCTGCAGCACCGAGAGATGTCGCTTTTTGGCTGCCCAAAGCTGGTCCACTGATTGTCGAGACTCCAGCTTCTGTTTCATCTGCGCCTTCTCCAGCCGGCGGACAGCCCACGGAACCTCCAACCTCCCTCGCAGCTCCTGTGTTCCACGAGAACGACTTGATGGAAGTGGTTCGCAACACTGCAGGCGACAGCGTTGAAGATGTTGCTTTGATTGACGACTTCAAGCATCCCAAGACCGGGCGGCAAAGCTTGTGCTATCGCATCACCTACCGAAGTTTGGAAAAGACACTCACGAACGAAGAAGCCAACTCCCTGCACGAGCAGATACGGAGCGAGCTGGTGAGCAAATTCGGCGTGGAGTTGAGGTAG
- the CYP-15 gene encoding putative P450 monooxygenase (This P450 could be part of a terpene biosynthetic route. This model is located next to a geranylgeranyl diphosphate synthase Multiple seq alignment and NJ analysis clustered this model with Fum12 (fumonisin biosynthesis), gi 39943642 (a p450 located adjacent to a terpene cyclase in M. ...) produces MDSLRDRLAGKPWTIVGLLVALAAAYFVVTAIQHVLFSPLKHIPGPRINALSRIPYIRHMLAGTTAKMTVDLHKQYGEVVRISPDEVSFISGETAWGDIYGFRTGKLKGHLNTQKDPAWFPPPVNGAPSILLAKDEQHSKGRRLLSNAFSEKALTEQEPLVNRYVDQLVDGLRDTIRTEKKPVDMAQWYNWTTFDIIADLLFGEPFGCLQNKETHKYIAMLLEGLKAIHFTYIFRKFPLAKHFMGLLVDKKTIPSPNVRVNYQKWISSQVQKRIDRETQRPDFMSHILANNGEKGYEMSRAELDSNAQLFINAGSETTATLLSGATYALCRNPRVLEKLKKEVRGRWNNYHDINVAEVSKAPYLAAVISEALRYFPPVPAGFNRKIPEGGEVVSGYYLPGGTSTTISQYAAYHSEMNFKDPDAFIPERWLDDPKYANDKRSACQPFSFGPRNCLGKNLAYAELRLIVAKMIWTFDMELDAASNDWLERCQVFTLWWKPALLVKLTEAVRD; encoded by the exons ATGGACTCGCTTCGTGATCGACTTGCTGGCAAGCCCTGGACTATCGTAGGACTACTTGTTGCATTG GCCGCCGCGTACTTTGTCGTGACTGCTATACAACATGTTCTATTCAGTCCTCTCAAGCATATCCCAGGCCCGAGGATCAACGCTCTTTCCCGGATCCCATACATCCGTCATATGCTGGCTGGTACCACGGCCAAAATGACAGTCGATCTGCACAAGCAGTATGGAGAGGTTGTCCGTATCTCGCCCGA CGAGGTGTCCTTCATATCCGGAGAGACTGCTTGGGGTGATATTTATGGATTCAGAACTGGCAAATTAAAAGGTCATCTCAATACGCAAAAG GATCCAGCGTGGTTTCCGCCGCCTGTGAACGGAGCCCCGAGTATACTGCTGGCGAAAGATGAGCAACATTCGAAAGGAAGAAGACTGCTCTCGAACGCATTCTCCGAGAAAGCTCTGACCGAGCAAGAGCCTTTGGTCAACAGATACGTCGATCAACTGGTTGATGGCTTGAGGGACACCATCCGCACGGAGAAGAAACCTGTCGATATGGCCCAGTGGTACAATTGGACAAC CTTCGACATCATCGCGGATCTGCTCTTTGGAGAGCCATTCGGCTGCCTCCAAAACAAAGAAACCCACAAATACATCGCAATGTTGCTCGAAGGTCTAAAGGCTATACATTTCACTTACATCTTCCGAAAGTTCCCTCTCGCGAAGCATTTCATGGGCCTGCTCGTGGACAAGAAGACCATACCATCCCCAAATGTCCGTGTGAACTACCAGAAATGGATCTCATCGCAGGTCCAGAAACGTATCGACAGAGAGACCCAGCGTCCAGACTTCATGAGCCATATTCTGGCCAACAATGGCGAGAAGGGCTATGAGATGAGCAGAGCAGAGCTCGACTCGAATGCGCAGCTATTCATTAATGCGGGATCTGAAACGACAGCGACTTTGCTTAGCGGCGCGACCTATGCGCTTTGCAGGAACCCCCGTGTGCTCGAAAAGCTCAAGAAGGAGGTCCGTGGCCGTTGGAATAACTATCACGATATTAACGTGGCGGAGGTCAGCAAGGCTCCTTACCTGGCTGCGGTCATCTCGGAGGCGCTGCGATACTTCCCTCCTGTGCCCGCTGGCTTCAACCGGAAAATTCCCGAGGGCGGTGAGGTGGTCTCTGGATACTACCTGCCCGGAGGCACCTCGACGACAATCTCCCAGTATGCTGCATACCATTCCGAGATGAATTTTAAGGATCCCGATGCGTTCATCCCGGAACGATG GTTGGACGACCCCAAGTACGCCAACGACAAGCGCTCGGCCTGCCAGCCCTTCAGCTTCGGACCGCGGAACTGCTTGGGCAAGAACCTAGCCTACGCTGAGCTGCGCCTGATCGTCGCCAAGATGATCTGGACGTTCGATATGGAGTTGGATGCTGCGTCGAACGATTGGCTGGAGCGTTGCCAGGTG TTCACGTTGTGGTGGAAGCCGGCGCTGCTAGTGAAGCTCACCGAGGCTGTGAGGGATTGA